The genomic interval CGCGACCTATCTCCAGATCAACTACGTGCCGGGCACCGGCGAACTCGTGGTGCTGCTCTCTGCAGTGATCGGGGCCTGTATGGGGTTCCTGTGGTTCAATGCGCCGCCGGCAGCGATCTTCATGGGCGACACCGGCTCGCTGGCGCTTGGCGGCCTGATCGGCTCGGTGGCGGTCGCCACCAAGCACGAGATCGTGATGGCGATCATCTGCGGCCTGTTCGTGCTGGAGGCGCTCTCCGTGATCATCCAGGTCGCCGTCTTCCGGCGCACCAAGCGGCGCGTGTTCCTGATGGCGCCGATCCATCACCATTTCGAAAAGCTCGGCTGGACCGAAAGCCAGGTGGTGATCCGCTTCTGGATCATCTCCTTCGGCCTCGCGCTGATCGGGCTTTCAACGCTGAAGCTCAGGTAGGTCGATGATCGCGGTCTCGCAATTCTCCGGCAAGAAGGTCGCGCTGTTCGGGCTTGGCGGTTCGGGCATGGCGACCGCGCTGGCGCTGATTGCCGGCGGCGCTCAGGTGACCGCCTTCGACGACAACGCCGAGAGCTGCCGCCTTGCCGCGGAAAAAGGCATTCCGATCGCCGATCTGCGGCATATGGACTGGAGCGGATTTGCCGCGCTCGTCCTTGCCCCGGGCGTGCCGCTGACGCATCCGAAACCGCATTGGGTGGTGGAGCTGGCAAGGACTGCTGACACCGAGATCATTGGCGATGTCGAGCTTCTGGCGCGCGAACGCCGCGCAACCTGCCCCGAGGCAAAGCTGATCGCGATCACCGGCACCAATGGCAAATCAACCACCACGGCACTGATCGGCCATATCCTGAAGGCGGCGGGGCGCGATGTCGAGGTCGGCGGCAATATCGGCCGCGCCGTCCTCGATCTCGCGCCACTCGCGCCAGGCCGCATCTATGTCGTCGAATGCTCGTCCTACCAGATCGACCTTGCGCCCACGCTCGACGCCGATGTCGGTCTGCTCCTGAACCTCACGCCGGACCATCTCGACCGCCATGGCGACATGACGCGCTATGCCGCGATCAAGGAGCGGCTGGTCGCCGGCGCGAAGCTTGCCGTGGTGGGCGCGGACGATGACTATTGCAGGGCGATAGCGGAGCTGCTTGAGAAGGCCGGACACGATGTCGTTTCGATTTCCTGCGATCGCGCCCATATCAGCCGGGGTCTCGCCTTCGATGGCGGGGCGATTGTCTCTTTAGAGAACGGGGCAGTGGTCGCGGACCTTTCCAATCACCCCGTTCTGCGCGGCGCGCATAACGGTCAGAACGCGGCTGCTGCTATTGCCGCCTGCCGGGCCGTCGGGCTGACCGACGCCGAAATCCGCGATGGACTTTCCAGCTTTCCGGGCCTTGCCCACCGCATGCAGCCGGTGGCGCGATTGGGCTCTGTGATTTTCGTCAACGATTCCAAGGCCACCAATGCCGAGGCATCGGCCCCGGCGCTGAAGACCTTCAGCGATATCCACTGGATCGCGGGCGGACGCCCCAAGGAAGGCGGCATCGCGTCGCTCGCGCCTTTCTTCCCGAAGATCGCCCGCGCCTATCTCATCGGCGAGGCGGCGGAGGCCTTTTCGGCCACGCTTGCGGGTGCTGCCGACACCGTGATTTGCGGCACGCTGGAAAACGCCGTCAAACAAGCGGCGGACGATGCGGCGAAAAGCAAGGCGGAGACGCCGGTGGTGCTGCTGTCGCCGGCCTGCGCCAGTTTCGACCAGTACCGGAATTTCGAAAAGCGCGGCGATGCCTTCGTCAGCGCCGTGATGGCGCTTGACGGCATCGAGCCGTTTACAGCAACCGGCAAGGAGGCCTGATCCATGGTCAGTCGCGTTCAGCGAGGCCCAATCGCAGACTGGTTCTGGACCATCGACCGATGGTTGCTGGCGGCCTTCATCGTGCTGATGGGCATCGGCTTCATGCTCTCCTTCGCCGCTTCGCCCGCCGTTGCCGAACGCCTCGGCTATGACAGCTTCCACTTCGTCACCCGCCACGCGATCTTTCTGGTGCCGTCGCTCGCGGTGATGATTTCGTTGTCCTTCTGTTCGCCGCGCATGATCCGCCGGCTTGCGGTGATCATCCTTATCGGCTCGCTGCTGGCGATGGTCGCGGCGCTGTTCATCGGCACCTCCAACAATGGCTCGCGCCGGTGGATCGTGCTGGCCGGCTTTTCGGTACAGCCCTCGGAGTTCCTGAAACCGGCCTTCGCGGTGGTCTGCGCATGGCTCTTCGCCGAGCATCAGCGCTATCCGGAAATACCGGGCAATCTGTTCGCCGGCATGCTGTTCATCGTTTCCGCGGTGCTGCTGATTGCCCAGCCCGACTTCGGCCAGACCGTGCTTCTCGGCATCGTCTGGGGCGGCATCTTCTTCATGGCCGGCATGTCCTGGATCTGGATCGCGGGCCTCGGCGGGGCCGGCGTCGCGGGCATTCTGGCGGCCTATACCTGGCTGCCGCACGTGACCTCGCGTATCGACCGGTTCCTGACCGGGGAGGGCGACAATCTTCAGGTGGAGCTTGCCGCCAAGGCGATCCAGAATGGCGGCCTCTTCGGCCTCGGGCCGGGCGAGGGGATCGTCAAGCGGCGGCTGCCGGACAGCCATACCGACTTCGTGTTCTCGGTCGCAGCCGAAGAATTCGGCATTCTGTTCTGCATGTTCATCGTCGCGATCTTCGCCTTCATCGTTCTGCGCGGCCTCAGCCACGCCTATCGCGAACGCGACGATTTCGCCCGCTTCGCGGTTGCCGGCCTCGTGCTGCAGATCGGCATGCAGTCGGTGATCAATATCGGCGTGGCGCTGCAGCTGATGCCGGCCAAGGGCATGACGCTGCCGCTGATTTCGGCCGGCGGCTCGTCCATGATCGCAACCTGCATCGGTGCGGGCTTCGTGCTGGCGCTGACCCGCCACCGCCCCGACAAGCGCGCGCGCCAGGACCATTTCTTCGAGCCGGGTCGACCGCGCGGCGTACCGGCGGAGTAGATGATGGACAATTATTGCTTCTTCCTGTCGGCCGGCGGAACCGGTGGACATCTGTTCCCGGCGGAATCGCTGGCGCATGAGTTGATCGCGCGCGGTCATACGGTGCATCTGATCACCGATCACCGCGCCGAGCGTTTTGCCGGCAGTTTTCCCGCCGACATCCATGTGGTGCCGTCCGCCACCATCGGCTCGAAAAACCCGGTCGCCATCATCAGGGCGGGCTGGAAACTCTTTTCCGGAACCCGCAAGGCGCGCGCGCTGTTTGCGCGCTACAAGCCGGCCGCCGTCATCGGCTTTGGCGGCTACCCCACGGTTCCGCCGCTGATGGCGGCAACCAGCGCTGGCATTCCGTCCATGGTGCACGAGGCCAATGCCGTGATGGGCCGCGCCAACCGCATGCTGGCGTCGCGGGTCAAGGCGATTGCCGGCGGCTTTCTGTCTAGCGACGACGCGACCTATGGCTCGAGAATTTTGGTGACCGGAAACCCGGTGCGCCAGAGCGTGATCGAAGCATCGCAGACGCCCTATCGCAAGCGCGGCGCTGCGGACCCGTTTCATCTCCTGGTTTTCGGCGGCTCGCAGGGCGCGCATTTCTTTGCGGACGCCGTGCCCGATGCGGTGGCAGCCCTTGACGATGAACTCCGCAAACGTCTTGTCATCACCCAGCAGGCACGGCCGGAGGATCTGGACGCGGTGCGCGAGCGTTTCGCCACGCTCGGCATCGACGCCAAGGTCGCGCCCTTCTTCGACAATATGCCGGAACTGATCGCCGATGCCGATCTGGTTGTGGCGCGCTCGGGCGCTTCGACGGTGACCGAACTGTCGGTTATTGGCAGACCCGGTGTTTTCGTGCCGCTGCCGCATGCGCTCGATCAGGATCAGGCGGCCAATGCCGCCCTCGTCGAGGCCAATGGCGGCGCTGAAGTCGTGCGCCAGTCGGAGCTGACGACCGAGCGCTTTGCGGAAATTCTGAAGGATGCGATCGCGCATCCCGAAAAACTTGAAACCGCCGCCGCCGCCGCGCGTGCGGCCGGCCGCCCGGATGCCACCCAAAGACTCGCCGATATGGCCGAGGCGCTGGCGCGCGGACAGAAAATTGAAGGAATTGACTGATGAGAATGCCTGAAGCGATCGGCGTGGTCCATTTTGTCGGGATCGGCGGCATCGGCATGAGCGGCATTGCCGAGGTGCTGAACAATCTCGGCTACAAGGTGCAGGGCTCGGATCAGGCCGAAAGCGCCAATGTTGCGCGCCTGCGCGAGAAGGGCATTTCCGTGTTCATCGGCCACAAGGCCGAAAACCTGGGCGACGCGGAGGTCGTGGTCGTCTCCTCCGCGATCAAACGCGCCAATCCCGAACTCACCGCCGCGCGCGAAAAACACCTGCCGGTGGTGCGCCGCGCCGAGATGCTGGCCGAGCTGATGCGCTTCCGCGACGCGATCGCGATCGGCGGCACCCATGGCAAGACCACGACCACCTCGATGGTGGCAACGCTGCTGGAGGCAGGCGGGCTCGATCCGACCGTCATCAATGGCGGCATCATCAACGCTTATGGCACCAATGCGCGCATGGGCGAGGGCGAGTGGATGGTGGTGGAAGCCGACGAATCCGACGGCACATTCCTGAAGCTTCCGGCCGAGATTGCGGTCGTCACCAATATCGATCCCGAACATCTCGATCATTACGGCACGTTTGACGGCGTGCGCGCGGCCTTCCGGCAGTTCGTCGAGAGCGTGCCGTTCTACGGCTGCGGCGTGATGTGCCTCGATCATCCCGAAGTGCAGACGCTGGTCGGCCAGATCGAGGATCGCCGGATCGTGACCTATGGCGAGAACCGTCAGGCCGATGTGCGCTTTTCCAATATCCGCAATGAGGGCACGCGCACGATCTTCGACGTTGATATCCGCCGCCGTCGTCGTCCCTCGGTGAAGCTTGAAAATCTCTCCCTGCCGATGCCGGGCCGCCACAATGTCTCGAACGCCACGGCGGCGATCGCGGTTGCCGACCGGCTGCATATTTCCGAGGCGGATATCCGCAAGGGGCTGGCCGCATTCGGCGGCGTCAAGCGCCGGTTCACGCTGGTGGGCGAGTGGAACGGCGCGCAGATTTTTGACGACTATGGCCATCACCCGGTCGAAATCCGCTCGGTGTTGAGAGCGGCGCGCGAGGCCTGTCAGGGCCGGATCATCGCCGTCCACCAGCCGCACCGCTATTCCCGCCTCGAAAGCCTGTTCGAGGACTTCACCAATTGCTTCAATGATGCCGATACCGTGTTCATCGCCCCGGTCTACGCCGCCGGCGAGGACCCGCGCCCGGGCTTCGATGCCGAAACGCTGGTCTCCGGCATGAAGTCCGCCGGCCATCGTGACGCGCATTACCTTGCCGACGAATCGGCGCTTGCGGGTGTCGTGGCGAAGATCGCCCGGCCCGGCGACTTCGTCGTCCTGCTCGGCGCCGGCAGCATCACCAACTGGGCGGCAAAGCTGCCGGGAGAGCTGGCGGCGGAGGCGTGATTCGGGGCGATTGCGGCTCACAATCTCCCCCCTTGAGGCAGGGCTATCGCATATGAGCGATCATTGAGATTAGGAAGGTATCGTCCCATCCGGCTTTTTTCATTTTGCGCCGGATGGACGCCTTGTCCGGGTGGTGTCGGATGATGTTGAGAGCGAGCTTGCGAAGGATCGAGAGGTTCCGGGGCCCGTGATCCTTTCGGTTTCTGGCGGCGTCTTCGCAGAAGGCGACGTCGAGCACCCAGTGCAGTTGGTTCTCGATCGTCCAGTGCGCTCTGGCGATGTCCAGAAAGGCGGTAGCGCTGACTGACCTGGACAGCAGGAAATGTCGGATGTGACGCGTTTGCCGGCCATCGGGCTCCACCCGGATGCTTTCAAGCCGTGCGATCGCCTTGACGCCGGGAAAATCCATTCCTTCCGCCTTGACGATGACGGCGCGTCGGGTTTCGGTTCTGTCATGGGCCTTGCCATCGGCCTTTTCGGCTCTGTCGGGGTTGCTTTCCTTTTCAAGCAGGGCGATCGCCCGGTTGAGAAGGCCCGGTTGGTTGCCCTTGAGTGCAAGCGCATAGTCGGCGCCGGTCTTGAGAATGGCAGAGGCCGTGTCTGCCCTGCAATGCAGCGCGTCAGCCGTCACGATGCAGCCATCCAGCGACAAGCATGAAAGAGCTTGCAGAACGCCTTTGACTTCACTGCGGCCCGGCGCGAGCTGCTGGCCGATGACCATGCGCTGGTCGGCGGCCCAGATGTTGACCAGATGCAGGGGCGAGGCCTTGTCGCCGCGTTTGTAGGCCCCGCGCACGGCCTTGCCGTCGATGGCGATGACGCCGCTGATGGATTTTGCGAAAGCCTGCGCGAAGCGTGCAAAGACCGTTTCGAAAGCCTCAGGGTCGATATGTCTGAAAACATTCGAGAAAACGTCGTGACTGGGAGTGCCGTAAGGCAGAGGCACGATCTCCTTCAAAAGCTTGTGCTTGGAGACGCCAAAGTCGGCCATGTCCTGACAGGTTTCGGCCCCGCACAGCACCGCGGCCAAGGCAATGAACAAAACGCTGTTCAGCGAATAGCGGACATTGGCCGCCCGAGGGTCCGGAACCGACCCGAAAAGAGACGCAAATCCGTCCATCCAACCCTCCACAACAGAAAGGCTGAAGATGAATCGATTTGCGTCAAATATTCAATAGCTTAAAAGCCATACGCGATTCCCCTGCCCTTGAGGGGGAGATGCCCCGACAGGGGCAGAGAGGGGTGAACCCTCTCGATAGGGTCGGAGCTTGCGGTTTTTAGGGCTTACGCCCTTTACCCCTCTCTGTCGCTTTCGCGACATCTCCCCCTCAAGGGGGGAGATTGGTGCTGAGAAATTTGAACGAGCCCGAAGGTCAGCAAAGCGGTTTTCGGCCGGTGATGCGCGATGGCTTTGCCGTCGAGTTGGGCTTGTGGGAGATTTGTGATCCGCTTGGTTGTTCTTTCTCCATCACACTGATGAATGGTATACCGCCCCCTTTTGCCGCGAAAAGCCAGGGCAAATGGTATATTGTCGACCAATTGACCAGCGCTGTCATCGCCCCTTAACCCGTTTCACCGCATCGATTTTTTTGCCCTGGTTAACCAAAGTAAACGGTTCATTAACCATCCTCGGTCACTAATGGCTTCATCACGCTTTCCTTAAAAAAAGCGGCATTGTGAGTGTGCTTTCCGGCTTTGGTCGGAAAAGATGGGGATGGGCATGACTGCCTTGCATGTAGCGGTATTGATGGGCGGGTTTTCCTCCGAGCGGCCGGTGAGCCTTGCCTCGGGAAATCCCTGCGCCGATGCGCTCGAGGCGGAAGGCTTCAGGGTCACCCGCATCGATGTCACCCGCAATGTGGCAAGCGTGCTTGCCGAGCTGAAGCCGGACGTGGCCTTCAACGCGCTGCATGGGCCGTTCGGCGAGGACGGCACCATTCAGGGCATCCTCGAATATCTGCAGATCCCCTACACCCATTCCGGCGTGCTGGCCTCGGCGCTTGCCATGAACAAGGTGCAGGCCAAGCGCGTGGCGGGCGCCTGCGGCATTCCGATCGCCGAGGACCGGCTGATGCAGCGCGCCGAAATCGGCCAGACTCATCCGATGGCGCCACCCTATGTGGTCAAGCCCGTCAATGAAGGATCGTCCTTCGGCGTGGTCATCGTCGATGAAGGCCAGAGCGCGCCGCCGCAGTCGATCACATCATCCGAATGGCCCTATGGCGAGACGGTTATGGTCGAGCGCTTCGTGCGCGGACGCGAATTCACCTGCGGCGTGGTCGACGGCAAGCCGCTTTGCGTGACCGAAATCGTCCCTGTCGGCCAGAAATTCTACGATTTTGACGCAAAATACAAACCTGGCGGCTCAAAACACATTCTGCCGGCAGAAGTTAAACCGAATATTTACCAAAAGATTCAATCATTGGCCGTTCAGGCGCATCAGATCATGGGATGCCGCGGCGTCAGCCGTTCGGATTTCCGGTTCGATGAGGAGAGGGGCGAGGAAGGGTTGATCTGGCTGGAAATCAATACCCAGCCCGGCATGACCCCCACCTCCCTGGTTCCTGAAATGGCGGCTGAAGCCGGTATGAGTTTTGGTGCTTTTCTCCGTTGGATGGTGGAGGACGCTTCGTGTTTGCGTTGAAGACTGGAAGGGATGATGTCGACAGGGGCGACCGCATGGCTCAGGGCAGCCGCGCGGGCGTATTGCCGCGCCCTTTCCGGCGTCTGGTGCGCGCCACGACCGGCATCTTTACCGGCCGCACCGGGGCGCCCAAACATATCGGCAGCGCCGCCGCGCTTGTGTTTTTCGCAGCCGTCGGCGCCAACGCCGTCGTCGTGGCCGGCAAGGGCGATCTCGTGCGCCGCGCCGCCTTCCAGCTTTCCGGCTTCGCCGTCGAGGATATCGAGATTTCCGGCAACAGCGAGACCTCGGAAATCGTGGTCCTGCAAAGCCTCGGCCTCGAGGGCGCCTATTCGCTGCAGGGCGTCGATATCCAGATGGCGCGCGGCCAGCTTTTGAACCTTCCCTGGGTCGCCGACGCCGATATCCGCAAGGTCTATCCCTCGACCCTGAAAATCTCGCTGAAGGAGCGCGTTCCCTATGCGCTGTGGCAGCAGGAAGACGGCCGTCTTCTGATGGTCGAGCGTGACGGCAATATCATCGGTCCGCTGAGCGCGCCGAAATTCCGCCGCCTGCCGCTGGTGCTGGGTCAGGGCGGCAATGTCGCGGCGAAGGATGTCGAGGAACTGATGCAGGAATGGCCGGAGCTTTCCGAACGCGTCCGCGCCTTCAAGCGCGTCGACGAGCGCCGCTGGGACCTCTATCTCGATAACGGCATGATCGTGAAACTGCCGGAAAAGGACAGCGATGCGGCGCTTGTGCGCCTGCGCAAGCTGGAAGATGAACGTTCCATCCTCGAGCGCGAAATCGCCGCCGTCGACCTTCGTCTCGACGACCGGGTCGCGATCCAGCTTACGCCCGCCGCCATGGAGCGCCGCGCGGAAGCCACGGAAGCGCTGCACAAGACATTCAAGAACAAGGGGAGGCGTCTTTGACCCTGTTCCGCACGTCCGGCTTCAGTCGCGCCAAGCCTCTTTCGGCCAAGAAGACGCATATCGTCAGCGTGCTCGACGTCGGCTCGTCGAAGGTCGTGTGCATGATCGCGCGCCTCACCCCGCGTGAGGAAAGCCAGATCCTGCCGGGCCGCACCCACAATATCGAGATCATCGGCATCGGCCATCAGCGTTCGCAGGGCATCAAGAGCGGCGTGATCGTCAATCTGGATGCGGCGGAACATGTGGTCCGGCTGGCGGTGGACGCGGCCGAAAGCATGGCCGGCATCACCATCGACAGCCTGATTGTCAATGTTTCGGCCGGTCGCCTGAAGAGCGATACCTATACGGCGGCGATCGACCTTGGCGGGCAGGACGTGGACTCCTCCGATCTCCGACGCGTCCTGTCCGCCGTCTCCCGCCGCTCGATCAACGAGGAACGGCAGGTGCTGCATTCGCTGCCCGCCGGCTTCACGCTCGACGGCGAGCGCGGCATTCGCGATCCGCTCGGCATGTATGGCGAGACGCTCGGCGTCGACCTGCATGTGGTGACGGCGGAAAGGCTGGCGCTGCGCAATCTCGAACTCTGCGTCAACCGCGCCCACCTTTCGGTCGAGCGCATGGTCGCGACGCCTTATGCCAGCGGGCTTGCCGCACTTGTCGATGATGAAGTCGAGCTTGGCTGCGCGGCGATCGACATGGGCGCCGGCACCACCACGATCTCGGTCTTTTCCGAGGGCCGGCTTGTTCATACCGATGCGATCAGCCTCGGCGGCCATCACGTGACGACCGATCTCGCCCGCGGTCTTTCGACCCGGATGGAAGACGCCGAGCGGCTGAAATGCGTGCACGGCTCGACCATTGCCTCGACTGCCGACGAGCGCGAGATGATCGCGGTCCCCTCCATCAGCGAGGACGATCACGATCAGCCCCGCCAGGTCTCCAAGGCGCTGCTTTCGAAGATCGTCAGGGCGCGAATCGAGGAAACGCTGGAGCTGATCCGCGACCGGATCCAGCTTTCGGGCTTTTCGGCGGTTGTCGGAAAGCGGGTGGTGCTGACCGGCGGCGCAAGCCAGCTGATCGGACTTAGCGAATTGTCGCGGCGGATCCTGAGCAGGAATGTCCGCATCGGTCGTCCGATGGGCGTTTCCGGTCTGCCGCTTCCGGCCAAGGGGCCGTCGTTTTCGACGGCCGCCGGCCTTCTGATCTATCCGCAGCTTGCGGAAAGCGAAACCTATGGCAGCGAGCAGCGGGGCTTTCTGTCGTCGGGCGGCGGACGCCTAGCGCGCGTCGGCCAGTGGTTCAGGGAAAGTTTTTAACGAACACCAGAGATTGGCCGGCTAGGCGGTACGGCCATAGCGAGAAGGAACGAAACTCATGACTATCACGCTGCAGAAGCCAGATATTACTGAACTGAAGCCGCGCATCACCGTTTTCGGTGTCGGCGGCGGCGGCGGCAACGCCGTCAACAACATGATCACCGCGGGCCTCCAGGGCGTCGACTTCGTCGTCGCCAACACCGATGCCCAGGCGCTGACCATGACCAAGGCCGAACGGGTCATCCAGCTCGGCGTCGGCGTTACCGAAGGTCTCGGTGCCGGCTCCCAGCCGGAAGTCGGCCGCGCGGCCGCCGAGGAGTGCATCGATGAGATCATCGATCACCTCAACAACACCCATATGTGCTTCGTCACCGCCGGCATGGGCGGCGGAACCGGCACGGGCGCTGCTCCGATCGTGGCCCAGGCCGCCCGCAACAAGGGCATCCTGACCGTCGGCGTCGTCACCAAGCCGTTCCAGTTCGAAGGCCAGCGCCGCATGCGTCTTGCCGATGCGGGCATCGAGGAACTGCAGAAGTCGGTCGACACGCTGATCGTCATTCCGAACCAGAACCTGTTCCGGATCGCCAATGACAAGACCACCTTCGCCGATGCCTTCGCGATGGCCGACCAGGTGCTCTATTCGGGCGTTGCCTGCATCACCGACCTGATGGTCAAGGAAGGCCTGATCAACCTCGACTTCGCCGACGTTCGCTCGGTGATGCGCGAGATGGGCCGCGCCATGATGGGCACGGGCGAGGCATCCGGCGAAGGCCGCGCGATGCAGGCCGCCGAAGCTGCGATCGCCAACCCGCTGCTCGACGAAACCTCGATGCGCGGCGCACAGGGCTTACTCATCTCGATCACCGGTGGTCGCGACCTGACGCTGTTCGAAGTTGACGAAGCCGCAACGCGTATTCGTGAAGAAGTCGATCCGGACGCCAACATCATCCTCGGCGCCACCTTCGACGAGGAACTGGAAGGCATCATCCGCGTCTCCGTCGTCGCCACCGGCATCGACCGTTCGGTCAATCATGCCGATGACGACATGCCGGAACCGCGCCGCGAAACCCGCGCGCCGGAAATCCGCTCCAGCAACGCGCAGCCGAGCCAGCCGGCCCAGCCCGCGGCCCCCCAGCCGCGCCAGGACCCAATCGCCGAAACGATCCGTTCCGCCGAAGCTGAAATGGAACGCGAGCTGCAGATGGCGATGAGCCATCAGCCGCAGCAGGCAAAGCCGCAGCCGCGCGCCGAAGCCCCGCAGATGCAGCCGAAGAGCCAGATCTTCTCCGCTCAGGCTCCGCGTCAGCCCGCGCCGCAGGCAGCCCCCCAGCAGCCGCGCCCGCAGATGGCCGAGCCGCGCCGCATGCCGGAAGTCTCCGACTTTCCGCCGGTGGTTCAGGGCGAGATGAGCGCAAGCCGCCGCCAGGAGCATGAAGAGCGCGGACCGAAGGGCCTGTTCAAGCGTCTTTCCAACACGCTTGGCCGCGGCGACGAAAGCTTCGAGGGCCATCACGAGGAGCCGGTGGCTCGCCGCGAACCCACGCAGCAGCCGCAGCAGAACCCCTACGCGCCGCGCCGTGCCGAAGCACAGCCGGCCCGCCAGGATGACGATCAGTTCGATATCCCCGCCTTCCTGCGTCGTCAGGCGAACTGAAACTCCATCGGTCCCCATTCGTTAGGGGACCGGTAACCGTCTTTTTGAAAACCTTCTCGCACAACGAACCCGGTCGCCCGCGCGGCCGGGTTTTTACGTGTTTCGTAACATTACGAAAGAAACAGTGATTTGGAATTATGCGGACGTATGCGTAACTACATGC from Martelella mediterranea DSM 17316 carries:
- the ftsZ gene encoding cell division protein FtsZ, producing MTITLQKPDITELKPRITVFGVGGGGGNAVNNMITAGLQGVDFVVANTDAQALTMTKAERVIQLGVGVTEGLGAGSQPEVGRAAAEECIDEIIDHLNNTHMCFVTAGMGGGTGTGAAPIVAQAARNKGILTVGVVTKPFQFEGQRRMRLADAGIEELQKSVDTLIVIPNQNLFRIANDKTTFADAFAMADQVLYSGVACITDLMVKEGLINLDFADVRSVMREMGRAMMGTGEASGEGRAMQAAEAAIANPLLDETSMRGAQGLLISITGGRDLTLFEVDEAATRIREEVDPDANIILGATFDEELEGIIRVSVVATGIDRSVNHADDDMPEPRRETRAPEIRSSNAQPSQPAQPAAPQPRQDPIAETIRSAEAEMERELQMAMSHQPQQAKPQPRAEAPQMQPKSQIFSAQAPRQPAPQAAPQQPRPQMAEPRRMPEVSDFPPVVQGEMSASRRQEHEERGPKGLFKRLSNTLGRGDESFEGHHEEPVARREPTQQPQQNPYAPRRAEAQPARQDDDQFDIPAFLRRQAN